From the Oligoflexus sp. genome, one window contains:
- a CDS encoding beta-galactosidase, which translates to MMKFIPAALAAALLVSCQGSRSPKDTARPAPSSPTNLTDVDDALKSKRAYTAALDAKGFKIDGNYRLLRGGSVQWFRLPESTWNDRLRKYKEMGFNALDIYIAWNQIEAREGEFNFDQPNLRRFLELAQSYGLYVAVRPGPYITNEMDGGGLPAWLTRKATKKSYDEDGRPNLRTYDPDFIKPVSRYLNALNEVLKPYMADQGGPIVLYVIENEYNWFERSFQTDRLFSYDGGLERPLTQPMETGKYFTALRDIVRQSGVTIPLVTCPGDGKISAMGEVPDVMPFPNIYEWANEGQPEEIAYDLLKEMHDPAQHGGIYQNSSSGSMELNRNTQESRRLIMGGLDSLFTFNLAGMIQQGYMNSLTLGARAGDVAPHWGEPGEKPNDWIGTIFDLSDPKRYVSGFLAPLAGYFGNVIDYDGPLSASGVQRDLYYQYRRDNFFFNLTENLLGASGLPLRSGNFKDADSRLVVQNKDLGARQKLGQVHYWHEVNGTSFIGLVNQSGKVQTVEKGGITFKGENLPRFRPMTVPLAQEKKSTYDLIMLHDYPLNEAFTLHYATSEVLTARDFNDEKLLIVYGSQGSGGELALTGSGLELVTKDEGIQLEEKTSDRLTISYEHTQGKIASIRNAAGQNLRVYITTIDEAGHIWFFKKGASDVMITGLDDLEVLDGERLRFQYRANTAVLDMLSADKVSLEGLTEKTAFDAGTRRTQLTLPALSTPPSLPEFTEARIISDRAETQNDFDDSAWLAIEGEPKALEFLDIFAGHTWYRTRFEIKDAAALKKLDRLYIESASDIVGVYVNGQYLATLNPFGTEIDNQSPSSNYKFQGLTPYLKVGMNTITFRAEVWGHGSFMFGRGTIVGTQARLPALPYDGLKGLYGKAQIGNRDLTQWKVGTQLGGERAGYARPEFNTETWKKVDGRSLALEKGDILWYRTEFTKDQLPRPEQWAAPLVLNLKGQGAKATIFLNGQMIGRWLSDENWLQKGFWGRPQRGMWVPLSPDMFPVPSEMLYSDGRLNTLAIAFEDTSTDKDPAGRIENISLQYNQEGMEWRNNAVERTAGVKGVGVLSINPEISGN; encoded by the coding sequence ATGATGAAATTCATTCCTGCCGCTCTGGCAGCGGCTCTGCTCGTCTCCTGTCAAGGCTCGCGTTCCCCCAAGGATACAGCCCGACCTGCACCCAGTTCACCGACCAATCTTACCGATGTGGATGATGCTTTAAAAAGTAAAAGGGCCTATACCGCTGCCCTTGATGCCAAGGGCTTCAAGATCGACGGGAACTACCGCCTCTTGCGCGGAGGCAGCGTCCAGTGGTTCCGCCTGCCGGAATCCACCTGGAATGATCGCCTGCGGAAGTATAAGGAAATGGGTTTCAATGCCCTTGATATCTATATTGCCTGGAACCAGATCGAAGCCCGCGAAGGCGAGTTCAACTTTGACCAACCGAACCTCCGGCGATTTCTGGAACTCGCGCAATCCTATGGTCTTTATGTGGCCGTTCGGCCCGGTCCCTATATCACCAATGAAATGGATGGCGGAGGTTTGCCGGCCTGGCTCACACGCAAGGCCACGAAAAAATCCTATGATGAAGACGGCCGTCCCAACCTTCGCACCTATGATCCGGATTTTATCAAACCGGTCAGCCGTTACCTGAACGCTCTGAATGAAGTGCTGAAACCCTACATGGCTGATCAGGGTGGACCCATTGTGCTCTATGTTATTGAAAACGAGTACAACTGGTTTGAACGCTCCTTCCAAACCGATCGTCTCTTCAGCTATGACGGCGGCCTGGAACGGCCCCTGACCCAACCGATGGAAACGGGAAAATACTTCACGGCGCTGCGTGATATCGTGCGGCAAAGCGGTGTGACCATCCCGCTCGTCACCTGCCCCGGCGATGGCAAGATATCCGCCATGGGCGAGGTGCCGGATGTCATGCCCTTCCCCAACATCTATGAGTGGGCGAACGAAGGGCAGCCCGAGGAAATCGCCTATGATCTTTTGAAGGAAATGCACGATCCGGCGCAGCACGGCGGCATCTATCAAAATTCCTCCAGCGGCAGCATGGAGCTCAATCGCAACACCCAGGAATCAAGGCGCCTCATCATGGGCGGTCTCGACTCCCTCTTTACCTTTAACCTGGCCGGGATGATTCAGCAGGGCTACATGAACTCCCTAACGCTTGGGGCCCGCGCCGGTGATGTCGCACCCCACTGGGGCGAGCCGGGCGAAAAGCCCAATGACTGGATCGGCACCATCTTTGATCTGAGCGACCCCAAACGCTACGTCAGCGGTTTCCTGGCGCCTCTTGCCGGTTACTTCGGCAACGTCATTGATTACGATGGCCCCCTGAGTGCATCGGGCGTTCAAAGGGATCTCTACTATCAATACCGCCGCGACAATTTCTTTTTCAACCTCACGGAAAATCTTCTAGGCGCTTCGGGTTTACCGCTGCGCAGTGGGAATTTCAAGGATGCCGATTCAAGGCTTGTCGTCCAGAACAAGGACCTCGGAGCACGTCAGAAGCTCGGCCAGGTTCATTACTGGCACGAAGTGAACGGCACGAGTTTCATCGGTCTCGTCAATCAGTCGGGCAAGGTGCAGACTGTGGAAAAAGGCGGCATCACGTTCAAAGGGGAAAACCTGCCCCGGTTCCGCCCCATGACTGTGCCTTTGGCTCAGGAAAAAAAGAGCACCTATGACCTTATCATGCTGCACGACTATCCTTTGAATGAAGCCTTTACGCTGCATTATGCCACCAGCGAAGTGCTCACCGCACGCGACTTCAATGATGAAAAGCTGCTGATCGTTTACGGGTCCCAGGGAAGCGGGGGCGAGCTGGCGTTGACAGGTAGCGGACTGGAGCTCGTGACCAAGGACGAAGGCATTCAACTGGAAGAGAAAACTTCAGATCGCCTGACGATTTCCTATGAACACACCCAGGGTAAAATCGCTTCGATTCGTAATGCCGCCGGACAGAATCTGCGGGTTTACATCACAACGATCGACGAGGCTGGGCACATCTGGTTCTTTAAAAAAGGTGCATCGGATGTCATGATCACGGGTCTGGATGATCTTGAAGTTCTGGATGGGGAGCGCCTCCGTTTCCAGTATCGTGCGAACACTGCTGTGCTCGATATGCTCAGCGCGGATAAAGTTTCCCTGGAAGGACTGACGGAAAAAACCGCCTTTGATGCAGGCACGCGCCGCACGCAGCTTACCCTGCCCGCGCTGTCCACTCCACCCTCGCTGCCCGAATTCACCGAAGCTCGAATCATCAGCGATCGCGCCGAAACGCAGAATGATTTTGATGACAGCGCCTGGCTTGCCATCGAAGGCGAACCGAAGGCTCTGGAGTTCCTCGACATCTTCGCGGGTCATACCTGGTACCGTACACGTTTTGAGATCAAGGATGCCGCGGCCCTGAAAAAACTTGATCGTCTTTATATTGAAAGCGCCAGCGATATCGTCGGTGTTTACGTCAACGGTCAGTATCTTGCGACATTGAATCCCTTCGGCACGGAGATCGATAATCAAAGCCCGAGCAGCAACTACAAGTTCCAGGGTCTGACGCCCTATCTGAAGGTCGGGATGAACACCATCACCTTCCGCGCCGAGGTCTGGGGTCATGGCAGCTTCATGTTTGGCCGCGGCACCATCGTGGGCACGCAGGCCCGCCTGCCGGCCCTTCCCTATGATGGACTCAAAGGACTTTATGGCAAGGCTCAGATCGGAAATCGTGATCTGACGCAATGGAAAGTCGGAACGCAGCTCGGCGGAGAACGAGCCGGATACGCCCGTCCTGAATTCAATACAGAGACCTGGAAAAAGGTCGATGGCCGCTCGCTCGCCCTCGAAAAGGGCGATATCCTGTGGTACCGCACCGAATTCACCAAGGACCAGCTGCCCCGGCCCGAGCAATGGGCGGCGCCTTTGGTTCTGAATCTGAAAGGTCAGGGCGCCAAGGCCACGATCTTTCTGAATGGCCAGATGATAGGCCGCTGGCTCAGTGATGAAAACTGGCTGCAAAAAGGCTTCTGGGGACGGCCGCAGCGGGGCATGTGGGTGCCTCTGAGCCCGGATATGTTCCCGGTCCCTTCTGAAATGCTCTACAGCGATGGACGCCTCAATACGCTCGCCATCGCCTTCGAGGATACCTCGACCGATAAGGACCCGGCCGGGCGCATCGAAAACATCAGCCTTCAGTATAATCAGGAAGGGATGGAGTGGCGGAATAATGCCGTCGAACGCACGGCAGGAGTCAAAGGCGTGGGTGTTCTAAGCATAAATCCTGAAATTTCAGGTAACTAG